One Halarcobacter ebronensis genomic window carries:
- a CDS encoding TonB-dependent receptor, with protein sequence MRRIVGISLVCASMLCAENSVDIGSLVVEDVTTQVVEDISSDEIKSADLAETLMKHIPSINIVRRSGIANDIILRGSKKDNINVLIDDSKIYGACPNRMDPPTSHVLSNNVESVEVVEGPYDVENFGTLSGLVKVNTKEISKDLSGEVDLNMGSFGYRKGSFSVSGGNDNVKFLISASREFSNQYEDGDGKDFLEQQIAHSVATANRYSTTGLEAYEKRTLLTKLIFNIDDSSDISLSYNANRSDNVLYPNTPMDADHDNSNIYTLSYSKRDLGEYSKELNINYYYSDVDHPMSTTLRNNAVGSNYMTNNMKSSIWGAKVKNSLDLAGGELEFGADTSTRNWSGHYSNILNPYIRASISSADTQNVALFGKYEKSFGKFDLEIGSRFDDTSIDVTDETKRDRDFDSLNGYVFGTYNFNDTTKVFAGIGKSERVPDARELYFVNSGGAIVGNDDLDSVKNYELDLGFEKVFDSFSVKTKLFYSQLDDYIYNKAGTTFENVDAKIYGVEVSGYYLPFENFIVDYGVSYIRGKKDDALSGQSDTDLGEIPPLKANLSLTYDFGASQLITQVIASDRWDSYDADNGEQELAGYVVVNTKYNQKINKNLDVTIGVDNIFDKTYATTNTYNDITYVATGGTPVLLNDPGRYVYVNFKFSF encoded by the coding sequence ATGAGAAGAATAGTAGGTATTTCATTGGTTTGTGCATCTATGCTTTGTGCAGAAAATAGTGTGGATATTGGTTCACTTGTTGTTGAAGATGTAACTACACAAGTTGTAGAGGATATTAGCTCAGATGAGATTAAATCAGCAGATTTGGCTGAAACATTGATGAAACATATCCCATCAATAAATATAGTAAGAAGAAGTGGTATAGCAAATGACATTATACTAAGAGGATCAAAAAAGGATAATATCAATGTTCTTATTGATGATTCAAAAATTTATGGTGCTTGTCCAAATAGAATGGATCCACCAACTTCACATGTATTATCAAATAATGTAGAATCGGTTGAAGTTGTAGAAGGTCCTTATGATGTGGAAAATTTCGGTACTTTAAGTGGTTTAGTAAAAGTAAATACAAAAGAGATATCAAAAGATCTAAGTGGAGAAGTTGACTTAAATATGGGTAGTTTTGGTTATAGAAAAGGCTCTTTTTCTGTAAGTGGAGGAAATGATAATGTAAAATTTCTTATCTCTGCATCAAGAGAGTTTTCAAATCAATATGAAGATGGAGATGGAAAAGATTTTCTTGAACAACAAATAGCTCATTCAGTAGCTACTGCAAATAGATATTCAACAACAGGTTTAGAAGCTTATGAAAAACGAACACTTTTAACAAAGTTGATTTTTAATATAGATGATAGTTCAGATATCTCACTTTCATATAATGCTAATAGAAGTGATAATGTTCTTTATCCAAATACTCCTATGGATGCAGACCATGATAATTCAAATATCTATACTCTTTCATATAGTAAAAGAGATTTAGGTGAATACTCTAAAGAGCTGAATATCAACTATTACTATTCTGATGTTGACCATCCAATGAGTACAACTCTAAGAAATAATGCAGTTGGTTCAAACTATATGACAAATAATATGAAGTCATCAATTTGGGGAGCAAAAGTTAAAAATTCACTTGACTTAGCAGGTGGAGAGTTAGAGTTTGGAGCAGATACAAGTACAAGAAATTGGAGTGGACACTACTCAAATATTTTAAATCCGTATATAAGAGCGTCTATTTCAAGTGCAGATACTCAAAATGTTGCCCTATTTGGAAAATATGAGAAGAGCTTTGGAAAATTTGATTTAGAGATTGGTTCAAGATTTGATGACACCTCTATTGATGTTACAGATGAAACAAAAAGAGATAGAGATTTTGATTCTTTAAATGGTTATGTTTTTGGTACATATAATTTTAATGATACAACAAAAGTATTTGCAGGTATTGGTAAATCTGAGAGAGTTCCAGATGCAAGGGAGTTATATTTTGTAAACTCTGGGGGAGCAATAGTAGGAAATGATGATTTAGATTCTGTAAAAAACTATGAACTTGATTTAGGTTTTGAAAAAGTTTTTGATAGTTTTTCTGTTAAAACAAAACTTTTTTACTCACAACTTGATGATTATATCTACAATAAAGCTGGTACAACATTTGAAAATGTAGATGCAAAAATTTATGGTGTAGAAGTTTCTGGATATTATCTTCCTTTTGAGAATTTTATTGTTGATTATGGTGTTTCATATATAAGAGGTAAAAAAGATGATGCTTTATCTGGGCAAAGTGATACAGATTTGGGAGAGATTCCACCACTAAAAGCTAATCTATCTTTAACATATGATTTTGGTGCTAGTCAATTAATAACTCAAGTTATTGCTTCAGATAGATGGGATAGTTATGATGCAGATAATGGAGAACAAGAGCTTGCTGGATATGTTGTTGTTAACACAAAATATAACCAAAAGATTAATAAAAATCTTGATGTAACAATTGGAGTTGATAATATCTTTGATAAAACTTATGCTACAACAAATACTTATAATGATATTACATATGTTGCAACAGGAGGAACACCAGTATTATTAAATGATCCAGGTAGATATGTTTACGTTAACTTTAAATTTAGCTTCTAA
- a CDS encoding TonB-dependent receptor has product MKKIITIGVVCASILYADNSVDIGTLDVIEEINSKVVKDVSSEEIKSADLAESLMKNIPSISIVRRSGIANDIILRGQKKDNINVLIDDAKIYGACPNRMDPTISHVLSNNVDSIQVIEGPYDIENFGTLSGKVSVKTKEPKKGFSGEVNVGAGSFGYRKLSTTLEGGNDKIKFLISASKEESDQYEDGNGNDFYGQQVESGIASSTSEYLAAYRGMKAYEKKTLLAKTIFNIDDSSEIKVSYTANRSDNILYPTGGMDADYDNSNIYTFGYTKRDLGEYSKELNFDYYYSNVDHPMSTRYRDSGNMMYMTSFMKTSMWGAKLKNSMDILNSTLTYGVDTSIRNWRSNNYMTTRVTGAITPSAESFPSTDTKNRALFSKLEKQIGDLKLEFGSRYDNTDIENISNKKNYSAISANIFGTYSLDEDTRIFAGIGKSSRVPDARELYYSGMGFTANKNLEDTKNYEVDLGFEKNIGDFFIKTKLFYSKLDDYIYNMGTSFENIDAYIYGLDINGSYFINENLSFDYGVAYQRGKKDGDYADKDLAEVTPLKANFALNYEVGKSRLTTEVIAVDSWSDYDSSALEQELGGYALLNAKFNQKVNKNLDITLGVDNILDKTYNSTNTYRDISYVAVGSERTLFNDPGRYVYFNLKFTF; this is encoded by the coding sequence ATGAAAAAAATAATCACAATAGGAGTTGTATGTGCTTCAATATTATATGCAGATAATTCTGTAGATATTGGAACACTTGATGTTATTGAAGAGATAAATTCAAAAGTTGTAAAGGACGTAAGTTCAGAAGAGATAAAATCAGCTGATTTAGCTGAATCATTGATGAAAAATATTCCATCAATTAGTATTGTAAGAAGAAGTGGTATTGCAAATGATATTATTTTGAGAGGTCAAAAAAAAGACAATATAAATGTTTTGATAGATGATGCAAAAATTTATGGAGCTTGTCCAAATAGAATGGATCCAACAATTTCACATGTTTTATCAAACAATGTAGATTCAATACAAGTTATTGAAGGTCCTTATGATATTGAAAACTTTGGTACATTAAGTGGAAAGGTTAGTGTTAAAACAAAAGAACCAAAAAAAGGTTTTTCAGGAGAAGTAAATGTAGGTGCTGGAAGTTTTGGATATAGAAAACTTAGTACAACATTAGAAGGAGGAAATGATAAAATTAAATTTTTAATTTCAGCTTCTAAAGAAGAGAGTGACCAATATGAAGATGGCAATGGAAATGATTTTTATGGTCAACAAGTTGAATCTGGAATTGCCTCTTCAACAAGTGAATATTTAGCAGCATATAGAGGGATGAAAGCCTATGAAAAAAAGACTTTACTTGCAAAAACTATATTTAATATTGATGATAGTTCTGAAATAAAAGTCTCTTATACAGCAAATAGAAGTGACAATATTCTTTATCCAACAGGTGGAATGGATGCAGATTATGATAACTCAAATATCTATACATTTGGATATACAAAAAGAGATTTAGGAGAGTATTCAAAAGAGTTAAACTTTGATTATTATTATTCAAATGTTGATCATCCAATGAGTACAAGATATAGAGACTCTGGAAATATGATGTATATGACAAGTTTTATGAAAACATCAATGTGGGGAGCAAAACTCAAAAATAGTATGGATATTTTAAATTCAACTTTGACTTATGGTGTAGACACAAGTATAAGAAATTGGCGAAGTAATAACTATATGACAACAAGAGTTACAGGTGCTATAACTCCAAGTGCTGAATCATTTCCTTCAACTGATACAAAAAATAGAGCTCTATTTTCAAAACTTGAAAAACAAATAGGTGATTTAAAATTAGAATTTGGTTCAAGATATGATAATACAGATATAGAAAATATTAGTAATAAGAAAAATTATAGTGCGATAAGTGCAAATATTTTTGGGACATACTCTTTAGATGAAGATACAAGAATTTTTGCAGGGATTGGAAAGTCTTCAAGAGTTCCTGATGCAAGAGAGTTATATTATAGTGGTATGGGATTTACAGCAAATAAAAATTTGGAAGATACAAAAAATTATGAAGTTGATTTAGGTTTTGAAAAAAATATAGGTGATTTTTTTATAAAAACAAAACTTTTTTATTCAAAACTTGATGATTATATTTATAATATGGGAACATCTTTTGAAAATATAGATGCATATATTTATGGTTTAGATATAAATGGCTCATATTTTATTAACGAAAATCTATCTTTTGATTATGGAGTTGCCTATCAAAGAGGTAAAAAAGATGGAGATTATGCCGATAAAGATTTAGCAGAAGTTACACCATTAAAAGCTAATTTTGCATTAAATTATGAAGTGGGAAAATCAAGACTAACAACAGAAGTTATTGCAGTTGATAGTTGGAGTGATTATGATAGCTCAGCATTAGAACAAGAGTTAGGTGGATATGCATTATTAAATGCTAAGTTCAACCAAAAAGTAAATAAAAATTTAGATATTACTTTAGGAGTTGATAATATTTTAGATAAAACATATAATTCAACAAATACATATAGAGATATTAGTTATGTTGCAGTAGGAAGTGAAAGAACACTTTTTAATGATCCTGGTAGATATGTTTATTTTAATTTAAAATTTACTTTCTAA
- a CDS encoding HD domain-containing protein → MINPKIIDYIFSSASIQRWNDYPRMVELVELDKQAHKFIIAYFIAKFEDDVNYKHLIEAGIFEFLRRVVVTDIRPDVFRNALQKRAKEINSWVIKNLETSLEDIDNGLFLQKFEEYLNNPHIYKKERFILKAASYLSTRWEFSIVYQTSSFLSDIESVKKSVDEELEDYYELIGVRKIALNKKLAKVVDLSGRLRFQKRWAQTPRIPETSVLGHMLTVAIFSYFYSLKVNACDKRLENNFYVSLFHDLPEALTRDIISPVKYSVDDLSDIIAEYEIKKINEDILPNIPEFTQDEFCYILGVYKNSKDEFANRIYDGEVQFVDEISKFNMDRYSPVDGKALKQCDKLSAFVEASLSISHGIKSKELLNGKKQIMKTLKEIEGVDFKQLAQDIDEEFCTTGQTQVRMEFD, encoded by the coding sequence ATGATTAATCCAAAAATTATTGACTATATATTCTCTTCTGCTTCTATTCAAAGATGGAATGATTATCCAAGAATGGTTGAGCTTGTTGAACTTGATAAACAAGCCCATAAATTTATTATTGCATACTTTATAGCAAAGTTTGAAGATGATGTAAATTATAAACATTTAATAGAAGCTGGGATTTTTGAATTTTTAAGAAGAGTAGTTGTAACAGATATTAGACCAGATGTATTTAGAAATGCCCTACAAAAAAGAGCAAAAGAGATTAACTCTTGGGTTATTAAAAATCTTGAAACTTCTTTAGAAGATATAGACAATGGATTATTTTTACAAAAATTTGAAGAGTATCTAAATAATCCACATATCTATAAAAAAGAGAGATTTATATTAAAAGCTGCTTCATATCTATCTACAAGATGGGAGTTCTCTATTGTATATCAGACATCAAGTTTCTTGTCTGATATAGAAAGTGTCAAAAAAAGTGTTGATGAAGAGTTAGAAGACTATTATGAACTAATTGGTGTTAGAAAAATAGCTTTAAATAAAAAATTGGCAAAAGTTGTTGACTTAAGTGGAAGATTAAGATTTCAGAAAAGATGGGCACAAACTCCAAGAATACCAGAAACTTCAGTATTAGGACATATGTTAACAGTAGCTATTTTTTCATATTTTTATTCCCTAAAAGTTAATGCTTGTGATAAAAGACTTGAAAACAACTTTTATGTATCTTTGTTTCATGACTTACCTGAAGCTTTAACTAGGGATATAATCTCTCCTGTAAAATACTCAGTTGATGACTTATCAGATATTATTGCAGAGTATGAAATTAAAAAGATAAATGAAGATATTTTGCCAAATATTCCAGAGTTTACTCAAGATGAATTTTGCTATATTTTAGGAGTTTATAAAAACTCAAAAGATGAGTTTGCCAATAGAATTTATGATGGAGAGGTTCAGTTCGTAGATGAAATCTCAAAATTTAATATGGATAGATACTCTCCTGTTGATGGGAAAGCTTTAAAACAGTGTGATAAACTCTCTGCTTTTGTTGAAGCTAGCTTATCAATTTCCCATGGTATAAAATCAAAAGAGCTTCTTAATGGGAAAAAACAGATAATGAAAACACTAAAAGAGATAGAAGGCGTTGATTTTAAACAATTAGCTCAAGATATTGATGAAGAGTTTTGTACAACAGGACAAACTCAAGTTAGAATGGAGTTTGATTAA